aacacacacatgcagacacatttaaacacacactatTGAAAACAGCTCAGGAGTGTTTCATTAAGAATTTCAACCGCCTGTCCCCATTCATCTGTCCAAACAGGTAAGTGTCGGCTTctcttctgcttctcttttctctaATTGTAGAGCAAGTAAAAGGGGAAATGTATTAACGTGATTACTGCTGATTTCAAAATGCATAGTTGATCATCTCTTTATCAATCTTTTTCCCGTAAGATAATACTGCATGTGAGAAAAGCAGGAAACTATATTGCATGCTGACAAAGTCAATCTTCCTGATTGTGCAAATCTTTAACAAACTGATGTGTCATATATCAATTGggagtctttgtgtgtttgtacctttaCTTTCGTGCACATCACTCTTCTCTGTTTACTCAGTTTGAATTCAGAGAACTGTGTGTACAAAAGCAACTTTCTAAACTGAGGCAAATGGTTCAAAGTTAGttcctattaaaaaaaatctgattcatTTGCTAAGATGATACACGGCAAAGACAGAGGCTGCCAATAGAAGGCGACCTCTTTTGACCTTGTAATATATCtacttttttatctttattacgAAAGCTTCAGAGCTTAGATAAATTTTGAAAGGTAGACTTAAACACAATGGACAGAAGTATTGCTTTTATATTAGGTTTAGGgacagattaaacaaagttaagaGTCTCCAGAAATACTGGAAAGATTTAAGTTTGCACTACTTGCTAATTTTAGCATACTGCTAACAATGACGTTAGCTGTACACTAATCATATCAGTTTCTGAGTGTAGCTTAATATATCCTCAAACTTGCTTATTTGTATTATGGACAAATTACAGTTTAGGGAGTACCATTAGTTTTGCAGATCTGGTTTCATAAACTAAAGTAGAAAATGTGTCACTGTGAcagtgctggaaaaaaaaaatggggttCACTAATTTCATTACTATTTGTAATGAGATGCACATGAATATTGATACTAAGAAGAACTCTTACCAGCTTTCATGGCATCCATCCATATGGTGCATGGTTTATGAGTCAAATCCATCAATGTTATCCCGCTGCTGGcgctaaagaaaaaaagtcatatgATAACCACTCATTTTGATTTATCCTCAGTGAATTATTACCATCTGTGAATAGTTTTATAAAAAGCTCTTAAATATTGTTTAGCTATGTGTAAGTGATGACATCAGCCAGGCTGCAATCTTAAAACTATCCAAATGAGTGGTCAAACTAATGCTGCAGCTTCAAACAACCAGGATCCTCCATTCCCCACAATTCAACTCGTTCAACATGTAGGCCAAGTGACGACATCAGACTACAAACTGAATACCCTGGAGGCTTTCTATTACAGTATACAGCAGTTCCTCTGCCCTAACCAAAACACTAATGTGCCTCACTGAAGAACTCAGAGTTGAAATTGTCATTAACATCACTTTGACacgttaaaggctttatgtgatttttcacacttaaatataatataaatcaagtatatcctctgaaaataactctgtgagtcatgactgtctacaatgggtgtaacacccgagtcccactgtctgtgatgttttcagagttttcagagtcctaccttcactttgtttacatcgtcgggacggcaggctgactcctcccctcgtgtataaaagttgtttaattgagggactagagaaaagaagaataacatactgtactcactgcttaactgtgtttctagatcacgctcatttcaggtaaatttacatgcagtgtgaagatacgagcataataaagatcactagcattagcatgctaacacaacaatgcaccgcaagttgttttggtttcatgctggtgctcaagggtgacatctactggatcaaaaagttgcatataaagcctttaagtactgttttttctttatttaacagctttgtcttcatgttcaCTTTGCAGGAATACATATCTCACCAGCTGTCTCCATGGCTCTCCTGTGCTGTACCATGTCGGTGCTGCTGTATGTTTTTGGCTCTGCTTCTGCCACTGTATTAGCTGGCATGGACTACGGGGGTGTTCCTCTGTGGATTAATCGCCTGTTGGGTGAGCCCAGTGTGCTGAGCCTGCAGGGGCGGATGGATCGAGCCTGGTTCAGAACCAACAACCCTCAGGCCTGCCCTGAACAGTGTGATTGCCCCATCCAGTGGCCCACAGCCCTTTACTGTGACCACAGAGTCCTGGCCGATATCCCTGACAGCCTGCCAGAGAGAACTCAATACCTATTTCTTCAGGTAGGAAAAATACTCCCATGGGCACTGAGTGTGTTGTCTTTACAAAGTTCTGCCTCTATACCACTGTGGTTTTTCATTTCCCATTCATATGACCAAAGTTGCTGACCTCCAATGGCTAAACTGTATATATTGAatttaaatcaaagtaaaataaaaaaacaaaacattaattttacatttttttacccttttgTATACTGTACTAGGGCAACAACATCTCGTCCCTGTCTTCCTCGTTTCTGGCCAACATCACTGGTCTGCGCTGGCTCATCCTGGACCACAACCAGTTACAGAGTGACACACTGGACCAGTCCGTCCTGCAGAACCAGACCAAGTTGCGCTACTTTTTTGCGAACCACAACCACCTGAGGTCTGTGCCCAGCACTCTACCGGCAGGACTCAAGCAGCTGCGTCTGTCCTACAACCAAATCAGCAGCATCAGTCCTGGAACTTTCCAGAAACTTCATAACctgacgctgctgctgctgcagggaaacagaTTGCAAACCATCACGGAGAGAGACCTCAAAGGTAGTTCGATGTGTCATTTTCTCTGAGATAGAGCAGAATAGCTTTATTCTGATCTTTTATACCTCTAAAATAACAAGCTGTTAAGTTACAAGTGacaaaatgcaaaatgcaaaaagatTTACAAGTAGCAGCTGTAGTTTCTTCCTTCTGTTGTGCAAGTGCCTGCAGATAatagtaatgtttttttttaaagatttattttttgactttttgtgccTCTATTGTAGAGATAAGAtggtggatagagtctgaaatcagggagaaagagtaGGGAAttacatgcgggaaagaggccacaggttggatttgaacctgggccacccgcttggaagactacagcctccacacatggggcacgcgcCTGTCTTATTTCTCCTGAAGTTGGAGAAAATTAAATTCTCTCTTAGAGGGTGCTCTGATAGGTTTTACACTCACTGGAGACCTCTGCTTCAATATTTTGAGAAACTCTCACCTGACGAGGTATTGTAGTAGTACACCATCGCCTGCCGATACCGATCCTGTCCTCTCGTGCCTGTCCACCCTTTTCTCCCCGAGTCAGGGCAAACCTGTGCGTAATTAAATACCAAATTTTATGTTCTGACTATACTTCTTTCTGTGCGCGGGTTCTTCAGCCGCTTAGGTGGTAGCCTGGATGTGAGCAGCTGTTGTCTTTCCTTTTATTGATCAagttgagcagtgtgtgtgagtgattttGTCTCTTTTACATGTTATACTGTTTTTCCTATTTACTTATGTTGTATGCACATAACGATTTCATTCctgttaatgttgtttgttcatttatttattattattatttttattttttttgatacTCCTCtcaaatgtacatttatttatttgtttttatttggttattgtatatatttttttttttctgtgagtttTCCAATCTTGCACTATTATTCTTCTTAAAACTAAGAGGTCTATTTGTTGGTCTGGGAGGGTTGTTTACAGGGCAAAGTGATACTgggtttttgaatgtttctgagga
The Labrus mixtus chromosome 7, fLabMix1.1, whole genome shotgun sequence DNA segment above includes these coding regions:
- the zgc:113307 gene encoding lumican isoform X1; this encodes MALLCCTMSVLLYVFGSASATVLAGMDYGGVPLWINRLLGEPSVLSLQGRMDRAWFRTNNPQACPEQCDCPIQWPTALYCDHRVLADIPDSLPERTQYLFLQGNNISSLSSSFLANITGLRWLILDHNQLQSDTLDQSVLQNQTKLRYFFANHNHLRSVPSTLPAGLKQLRLSYNQISSISPGTFQKLHNLTLLLLQGNRLQTITERDLKGLVRLNLLDLSGNLFLSVPRHLPPSVQQLYLSNNSLSGLDEESFQGFLQLKYLRLSHCGLKSHDIPPQAFNISSLVELDLSYNKLTTVPTVPTSLQYLYLEANEIQGFNVTSFCREVGPLSYSRMKILRLDGNKMTYQQLPPDWVFCLRVLESIYV
- the zgc:113307 gene encoding lumican isoform X2; translated protein: MALLCCTMSVLLYVFGSASATVLAGMDYGGVPLWINRLLGEPSVLSLQGRMDRAWFRTNNPQACPEQCDCPIQWPTALYCDHRVLADIPDSLPERTQYLFLQGNNISSLSSSFLANITGLRWLILDHNQLQSDTLDQSVLQNQTKLRYFFANHNHLRSVPSTLPAGLKQLRLSYNQISSISPGTFQKLHNLTLLLLQGNRLQTITERDLKGLVRLNLLDLSGNLFLSVPRHLPPSVQQLYLSNNSLSGLDEESFQGFLQLKYLRLSHCGLKSHDIPPQAFNISSLVELDLSYNKLTTVPTVPTSLQYLYLEANEIQAPAKLLMGNADSVRGRG